A genomic region of Vitis vinifera cultivar Pinot Noir 40024 chromosome 7, ASM3070453v1 contains the following coding sequences:
- the LOC104878602 gene encoding ribonuclease 2 has translation MNPFLPKSKSDLLLWQVLVFIISVLGGLCSGSSLEINGGDGVAAPREFDYFKLALQWPGTVCPRSRHCCSSNACCRGSNAPTEFTIHGLWPDYNDGTWPACCTRSSFDRKEISTLLDPLEKYWPSLSCGSPSKCYGGKGSFWGHEWEKHGTCSSPVVRDEYNYFLTTLNVYFKYNVTRVLNEAGYVPSNSEKYPLGGIVSAIENAFHATPSLACSNGAVKELYLCFNKDFKPRDCAVRSSLQSEIFSQSSCPTYVSLPAHVSLGLEDDRTAVAWLPDNEIL, from the exons atgaaTCCGTTTCTCCCAAAGTCAAAATCGGATCTTCTTTTATGGCAGGTGCTTGTTTTCATAATCTCGGTTCTCGGTGGTCTGTGTAGTGGTAGTAGCCTGGAGATCAACGGCGGTGATGGAGTGGCTGCGCCGAGAGAGTTTGATTACTTCAAATTAGCACTTCAGTGGCCTGGTACTGTTTGTCCGAGAAGCCGCCATTGTTGCTCCTCCAATGCGTGTTGCCGAGG CTCAAATGCCCCAACTGAATTTACAATCC ATGGACTATGGCCTGATTACAATGATGGAACATGGCCTGCTTGCTGTACCCGATCATCTTTTGACAGAAAAGAG ATCTCGACATTGCTTGATCCTTTGGAGAAGTATTGGCCATCTCTAAGTTGTGGTTCACCATCAAAATGTTATGGTGGAAAAGGATCATTTTGGGGTCATGAG TGGG AAAAGCATGGGACTTGTTCCTCTCCAGTGGTTCGAGATGagtacaattattttttgacaACCCTCAATgtctattttaaatataatgtcACG AGAGTTCTGAATGAAGCTGGTTATGTACCTTCTAATTCTGAGAAATATCCCCTTGGAGGTATTGTTTCTGCAATTGAGAATGCTTTCCACGCAACCCCATCACTGGCTTGTTCAAATGGTGCTGTGAAGGAACTTTATTTATGCTTCAATAAGGACTTCAAG CCTCGGGATTGTGCAGTTAGATCTAGTCTTCAAAGTGAGATTTTTTCTCAAAGTTCTTGTCCCACATATGTCAGCTTGCCAGCACATGTGTCATTGG GACTTGAAGACGACAGAACTGC